The following are encoded together in the Arthrobacter sp. Y-9 genome:
- a CDS encoding LuxR family transcriptional regulator → MAHRRLIPTVEAMIQDPDLRGMLLEGPEGSGKSSLGYEFARSRPDLHVVILSGTQALRSKPLGVFLKYLDRIPDSTGPEGSDPVPAEVIPPLSQAIAEEARGRTTLLFVDDIHRIDSASLSVIVHLVLSGRSKLLATAPRGKDVNSSLGWLVRDGLIVQHRMPLLNRSESRQLILQSTGHPISEAALSALLQHHGRSALTMQALFGEQVEQRRIELQSGHWISTHPLAIEPRGPVARLMAARLQREPEDLQKALVKIALLHRAPWRLAAAVVGVRTLVELEERGHLLVETSRDRHVSLKDYFLAESIRVGSHEKASGELLSEINLAAGGSLMELEPSELLVLGQWLLDSGQDLDAGLRVGIADYALANARPLLAVRVLRDFPEEDPRAVEARFLTATAYFALAEAEKAWSVIAPVDVEAFVDGDPGPGTLAVAAMVQQARVRCHLELFGDHQAAWEEVATLEALIHRFEKADRTGWKRTAGDGGHLSVAERLLLAGLEIRFHSGDFRTVGPELEALWESPGGSEELRLVCGSFLVMCHAVMGREDDAVRLAGEVAERLRLAPQDYKVREIHLEGRVLALIWSGRWVECVDELQELLEASGQDAMFRGGVMELGVGLAYCFAGKSDQSIEILASSIAQLEAERPNGYLCVALAALAFSQASAGNEEAAQDLLARLDRIETAMSWANRFMTEFFVRMARLAMNDLDAARLLVRSGLEDLEAGRLTAASLSLFGAKYYNNHREIEAVREAGLLRQGAMGAITAGWASAVLQRDPQQALAAATEAEKLQLQAVEYRCAAVALELAKENASAVSVASARAHLQSAESGGLVNRTLVSVSHGGHLTHRELQVARLAEQGLGNRDIARRIGISVRTVEGHLYQAFAKLGVTSRQQLDSLSAALSDTTPSGQPAPEHE, encoded by the coding sequence TCACCGGCGCCTGATCCCCACCGTGGAGGCGATGATCCAGGACCCCGATCTGCGGGGCATGCTCCTGGAAGGTCCCGAGGGAAGCGGCAAATCCTCCCTGGGCTACGAATTCGCCCGGTCCCGTCCTGACCTCCACGTGGTGATCCTCTCCGGAACCCAGGCGCTGCGCAGCAAGCCGCTCGGGGTGTTCCTCAAGTACCTGGACCGGATTCCGGACAGCACCGGTCCGGAGGGCTCCGATCCGGTGCCGGCCGAAGTCATCCCGCCGCTGAGCCAGGCCATCGCGGAGGAGGCCAGGGGCCGGACCACTCTGCTGTTCGTCGACGACATCCACCGCATCGACTCCGCGTCCCTGTCTGTGATCGTGCATCTGGTGCTGTCCGGCCGGAGCAAGCTCCTGGCCACCGCGCCGCGGGGCAAGGACGTGAACTCCAGCCTGGGCTGGCTCGTCCGGGACGGACTGATCGTGCAGCACCGCATGCCCCTCCTCAACCGGAGCGAATCGCGGCAGCTGATCCTTCAGTCGACCGGTCATCCCATCTCCGAGGCCGCTCTGAGCGCGCTCCTGCAGCATCACGGCCGCTCGGCGCTCACCATGCAGGCCCTGTTCGGGGAACAGGTCGAGCAGCGCCGGATCGAGCTGCAGTCCGGCCACTGGATCTCCACCCACCCCCTGGCCATCGAACCCCGGGGGCCCGTGGCGCGGCTCATGGCCGCCCGGCTCCAGCGCGAGCCGGAGGACCTCCAGAAAGCCCTCGTCAAGATCGCCCTGCTGCACCGGGCGCCCTGGCGGCTGGCGGCGGCCGTGGTCGGGGTCAGGACCCTGGTGGAACTGGAAGAGCGGGGCCATCTGCTCGTGGAGACCTCCCGGGACCGGCATGTGAGCCTGAAGGACTATTTCCTGGCCGAGTCCATCAGGGTGGGAAGTCATGAGAAGGCCAGTGGGGAGCTGCTCTCCGAGATCAACCTGGCGGCCGGCGGCTCGCTCATGGAACTCGAACCCTCCGAGCTCCTGGTCCTGGGGCAGTGGCTCCTGGACTCCGGGCAGGATCTCGACGCCGGCCTGCGCGTGGGCATCGCCGACTACGCGCTGGCCAATGCGCGGCCCCTCCTGGCCGTGCGGGTCCTGCGGGACTTCCCGGAGGAGGACCCGCGAGCCGTGGAGGCCCGCTTCCTCACCGCCACCGCGTACTTCGCCCTGGCGGAGGCCGAGAAGGCCTGGTCGGTGATCGCTCCGGTCGACGTCGAGGCGTTCGTGGACGGGGACCCGGGACCCGGCACGCTCGCCGTCGCCGCGATGGTGCAGCAGGCGCGCGTCCGGTGCCATCTGGAACTCTTCGGGGATCATCAGGCGGCGTGGGAGGAGGTCGCCACGCTGGAAGCACTCATCCACCGTTTCGAGAAGGCGGACCGGACCGGCTGGAAGCGGACGGCCGGCGACGGTGGGCACCTGAGCGTCGCCGAGCGTCTTCTGCTCGCCGGACTCGAGATCCGGTTCCACAGCGGGGACTTCCGGACGGTCGGCCCGGAACTGGAGGCGCTCTGGGAATCGCCCGGCGGCAGCGAGGAGCTGCGGCTGGTCTGTGGCAGCTTCCTGGTCATGTGCCATGCGGTGATGGGTCGAGAGGACGACGCCGTGCGCCTCGCCGGGGAGGTCGCGGAGCGCCTGCGTCTGGCACCGCAGGACTACAAAGTGCGGGAGATCCACCTCGAAGGGCGGGTGCTCGCCCTGATCTGGAGCGGGCGGTGGGTGGAATGCGTGGACGAGCTGCAGGAACTCCTGGAAGCCAGCGGTCAGGACGCCATGTTCCGGGGCGGCGTCATGGAACTGGGCGTCGGCTTGGCGTACTGCTTCGCCGGGAAGTCCGACCAGTCCATCGAGATCCTCGCCTCCTCGATCGCGCAATTGGAGGCGGAACGGCCCAACGGCTACCTGTGTGTCGCCCTGGCGGCACTCGCGTTCTCCCAGGCCTCGGCCGGCAACGAGGAGGCGGCCCAGGATCTGCTCGCGCGGCTCGACCGGATCGAAACGGCGATGAGCTGGGCCAACCGGTTCATGACCGAGTTCTTCGTGCGGATGGCCCGGCTCGCCATGAACGACCTGGACGCGGCGCGTCTGCTGGTCCGCTCGGGCCTCGAGGACCTTGAAGCCGGACGTCTCACCGCGGCGTCGCTCAGTCTGTTCGGCGCCAAGTACTACAACAACCACCGCGAGATCGAGGCGGTCCGGGAAGCGGGGCTGCTCCGGCAGGGGGCCATGGGGGCCATCACTGCCGGCTGGGCCTCAGCGGTCCTGCAGCGTGACCCGCAGCAGGCCCTCGCCGCGGCCACCGAGGCCGAGAAGCTCCAGCTGCAGGCGGTCGAGTACCGCTGCGCCGCCGTCGCGCTCGAACTGGCGAAGGAGAACGCCAGCGCCGTGTCCGTCGCCTCGGCCCGCGCTCACCTGCAATCGGCGGAGAGCGGCGGGCTCGTCAACCGGACGCTGGTCTCCGTCAGTCACGGCGGCCACCTCACCCACCGGGAACTGCAGGTGGCGCGCCTGGCGGAGCAGGGCCTGGGCAACCGGGACATCGCCCGCCGGATCGGCATCTCCGTCCGCACCGTGGAAGGCCATCTTTACCAGGCCTTCGCGAAACTGGGCGTGACGTCACGACAGCAACTCGACTCCTTGTCCGCCGCCTTGTCGGACACCACGCCTTCGGGACAGCCAGCGCCTGAGCATGAATGA